CTCTCTTTGGATTGGGGAAGAGTTCTATTCTAATATACTATACCTACACAAAGTTTTACATTCACCCATTGTCTTTAATGAGTGTGATTATTGAAATGAGTGTAGAGGATTGAATGAGTGTGAGTGATTGAATGAGTTGAGTGATTGATGAGTGTGAGTGATTGAATGAGTGTAGTGATTGAATGAGTGTGAGTGATTGAATGAGTGTGATATTGAATAAGTGTGTTTATTGAATGAGTGAAGTGATTGATGAGTGTGAGTGATTGAATGAGTGTGATTATTGAATGAGTGTGAGTGATTGAATGAGTGTGAGTGATTGAATGAGTGTGAGTGATGAATAAGTGTGATTATGAATGAGTGTGAGTGATTGAATGAGTGTGAGTGATTGAAGAGTGGATTATTGAATGAGTGTGAGTGATTGAATGAGTGTGATTATTTCTAATGGATTTcattgtgtttttctctcttaGGTGGACTGGTGCTGTTTGGCTTATGCAGTCTGATTATGGACGTGTTTAAGATTGCTAACTACGTAGGCTACCTGCACTGTGACTCTGCTGTGAAGATAGTGTTCCCTGTCCTACAAGCTGTGTTCATACTTGTCCAGGTAAGAACACAAGTTCAGACATCTCAAATGGGCTTCCATTAGGTGATATGACAttaaggaaaccactcagggatttggCTGGTGAGAAAAATGAAGTATTGGTGAGCATTGTATCTTTTTCAGACATACTTCCTCTGGCTCCACGCTAAAGACTGTGTACAGCTACAACGGAACATGACTCGGTGAGCGTCACTAACTGCTACTGTATcactgattatttatttattgatgttGTAAATTGATGTTTGATTTGATGGTTGGACATTTAAACATTGCCGGTTCACCTTCAATTTCGCTGTGGAAACATGAAGTCTACTCTATTCAATTAAATTCTGTTCTGTGCTCTTCTATTCTATTCTTACAGAATAAAATAGTATTTCAAAATAGTTAGTATTTTATTCTGTTCTGAACTCCTGTGTGTCCCTCTTGAAGCTGTGGGCTGATGTTGACTCTGTCTACCAATCTGATGTTGTGGATGGCAGCCGTCACAGAGGAGTCCCTACACCAGACTGTTGTTCCACCAGAGGACGCAACAGCACACTCCTATGACATCAGAGGTAGTGAATATTGGGTTGTCAAATCTGCTCTCTAGAAAATCTAAGTAAAATACTGCAGGGTgggttcaattccatttcaattcagtatgTAAACTGAAATGGGAATTCCTTGTTTAAATTAAGgttcacaaaaataaaataaatagaaatgtacagtttactttctgaatttactgaattgaaatagaattgCCCCCAACCATGAAATACTgtaagaacaaaacaaacaaaccaacataaTAAAACATCACCTCACAAGTCAAACAATAAAGCTCATCTTTCATTTAATTTCAGCTCTGGCGGATACAGCAGATGTAACTGCAGCCACTCTGCCGTGCCGTCTTTAGAGAAGGCCTATTACTACCTGTACCCCTTCAACATCGAGTACAGCCTGTTTGCCTCGGCCATGGCCTACGTCATGTGGAAGAACGTGGGCCGCCTGGTAGATGAGCACAACCACCACTCGCTCCATTTCCGCTTGAAGGACGTGCTGGTGGGGCCTGCGGTCGGGCTGTCATGCTGGGGGCGGCCTGGAACCTTCGTCATCTACGAGGTGGACGTGGAGAAGGGGGACCCGGGGAAACGTGACACGGCGCTGATGATACACTACGTGATGAACACGGTGGCTGTGACGCTCATGTCCGTCTCGACCGTGGCTGGTTGCGCCATCTACCGGTGGACCAGAGGCCACGTGTCGGGGAAGAACCCCACACGGAGCTGGATGTAGGCTTGCTGATCGGCGCCTCAATCGGACAGTTCACCATCTGTTATTTCACCATCGTGGCTGTGGTGGCAACGGGGCCGAGGGCCACCTCAACGCTCTCAACCTGGCTGTCTCCCTGCTCACTGTGATCCAGCTCTGCCTGCAGAACATCTTCATCATCGAGGCCTGCATCGCGAGCCTTCCACGAAGACATGCACCAGGCCTCTGTATTCACAAACCCATACGTCCTTCAAGCCCAAGCCCATAGAGACATACACAACCTACCAGGGACATTCATGGAGACCAAGACGTCCCCGGCCCTCACAGTTCACAGTATGCATGTTGCTCCTTCTGCTCCTTCTGGTTCCCCCCTGCCTCAACGCCATAGGCTGACCTGGAAGAGGAGGGCCCTGAAGGA
This genomic interval from Salvelinus sp. IW2-2015 unplaced genomic scaffold, ASM291031v2 Un_scaffold16597, whole genome shotgun sequence contains the following:
- the otop2 gene encoding LOW QUALITY PROTEIN: proton channel OTOP2 (The sequence of the model RefSeq protein was modified relative to this genomic sequence to represent the inferred CDS: inserted 5 bases in 4 codons; deleted 2 bases in 1 codon) produces the protein MRNIIHLTFGFFSCESSKMTSEAEMAVEEELHIPPPPPLHPVERGSNRSWLLSSIITVNVLILGIALVSGSVFNNVKINAINLQIFPSSXLILTTAWMLYYTIYTSREDHAVLYKDSHAGPCWLRGGLVLFGLCSLIMDVFKIANYVGYLHCDSAVKIVFPVLQAVFILVQTYFLWLHAKDCVQLQRNMTRCGLMLTLSTNLMLWMAAVTEESLHQTVVPPEDATSNNKAHLSFNFSSGGYSRCNCSHSAVPSLEKAYYYLYPFNIEYSLFASAMAYVMWKNVGRLVDEHNHHSLHFRLKDVLVGPAVGLSCWGRPGTFVIYEVDVEKGDPGKRDTALMIHYVMNTVAVTLMSVSTVAGCAIYRWTRGHVSGKNPTRXLDVGLLIGASIGQFTICYFTIVAVVATGXEGHLNALNLAVSLLTVIQLCLQNIFIIXGLHREPSTKTHQASVFTNPYVLQAQAHRDIHNLPGTFMETKTSPALTVHSMHVAPSAPSGSPLPQRHRLTWKRRALKEICAFLLLCNILLWIMPAFGARPQFDNTIGAEFYEFTMWVAVVNIGLPFGIFYRMHSVASLFEVFLTS